The following are from one region of the Endozoicomonas sp. 4G genome:
- a CDS encoding YhfG family protein: MNVNEILSASRIDELKKVGSYLEVKILIEEKIDNKLGVNGWKPLFYKIKAVKESVGLNKNKLISECDGDYLNKSKKKVSDILGFKVVAKNFNELKKKIDMIIVFFGSSTFDPYEHYEKTKLDKFKSSSRLEGIKIEFSNQDQTIEGVLAKYRR, translated from the coding sequence ATGAATGTTAATGAAATTTTATCAGCATCAAGAATCGATGAGTTGAAGAAAGTTGGCTCCTACCTTGAAGTCAAAATTCTTATTGAGGAAAAAATCGATAACAAGCTTGGTGTTAATGGTTGGAAGCCTCTTTTTTATAAAATTAAAGCTGTTAAGGAAAGCGTTGGTTTAAATAAAAATAAATTGATTTCAGAGTGCGATGGTGATTATTTAAATAAATCTAAAAAAAAGGTTTCTGATATTTTGGGTTTTAAAGTAGTTGCGAAAAATTTTAATGAATTGAAAAAAAAGATAGATATGATTATTGTTTTTTTTGGCTCGAGCACGTTTGATCCCTATGAACACTACGAAAAGACTAAATTAGACAAATTCAAGAGTAGTTCAAGGCTTGAAGGTATTAAAATAGAGTTTTCAAATCAAGATCAAACAATAGAAGGTGTATTGGCGAAGTATAGAAGGTGA
- the ribE gene encoding 6,7-dimethyl-8-ribityllumazine synthase, whose product MSLQTIEGTMQANGGKYAIVVARWNAFVVESLLSGAVDSLTRHGIAEKDITVVRCPGAFEIPLTVKKVAKTQRFDAIIALGAVIRGGTPHFEFVANECVKGLSQVNLDQEIPVSFGVLTVDTIEQAIERSGTKAGNKGAEAAMAAFEMVSLLKKLEA is encoded by the coding sequence ATGTCTTTGCAAACCATCGAAGGCACTATGCAGGCTAATGGTGGCAAGTACGCGATCGTGGTTGCCCGCTGGAATGCCTTTGTTGTAGAAAGTCTGCTCAGCGGTGCTGTGGACAGTCTGACTCGTCACGGTATTGCAGAAAAAGATATCACTGTCGTACGCTGCCCCGGCGCGTTCGAAATTCCACTGACTGTTAAGAAAGTCGCCAAAACCCAACGCTTCGACGCTATTATTGCCCTGGGTGCGGTCATTCGTGGCGGTACACCCCACTTTGAGTTCGTTGCCAACGAATGTGTGAAAGGCTTGTCCCAGGTGAATCTGGATCAAGAAATTCCGGTGAGTTTCGGTGTTCTGACCGTAGATACCATTGAGCAGGCGATCGAGCGTTCCGGTACCAAGGCCGGTAACAAGGGGGCAGAGGCTGCCATGGCGGCTTTCGAAATGGTGTCCCTGCTCAAGAAACTGGAGGCCTGA
- a CDS encoding Fic family protein — protein sequence MDKYDSANDCYCYQGSTILKNKLNIKDMDELEEAEREITAITAGRIFFRPPPYNLEYMKHLHRQLFSELYDWAGEIRSVDVSKGGTRFCNCGRIIAESKKLFMNLERENWLNVTIQPPCNRLVFS from the coding sequence ATGGATAAGTACGATTCGGCTAATGATTGCTATTGTTATCAAGGGTCAACAATATTAAAAAATAAGCTTAATATAAAAGACATGGATGAGCTTGAAGAAGCAGAAAGAGAAATTACTGCAATAACTGCTGGAAGGATTTTTTTTAGACCACCGCCATATAATCTGGAGTATATGAAACATCTTCACCGGCAGTTGTTCTCGGAGCTGTATGATTGGGCTGGAGAAATTCGTAGTGTCGATGTATCTAAAGGCGGTACACGTTTTTGTAATTGTGGAAGAATAATCGCAGAGTCAAAGAAATTATTTATGAACCTGGAAAGAGAAAACTGGTTAAACGTAACTATTCAGCCCCCCTGTAATCGACTGGTATTTTCGTGA
- a CDS encoding nuclear transport factor 2 family protein, with translation MNEKSMTHQQKVQFFSDALHHVLAKHDASKVADYFTDDAVIMINERHLEGRQQICERLQWIKQHTHGVEITVHRIFFDGDRGFDHHTSRVTSNDGTSGLFKIFGYIEMRNNKISRYEDVTVQIEGEEAMHLATSIQQQ, from the coding sequence ATGAATGAAAAATCAATGACCCACCAGCAAAAAGTTCAATTTTTCAGCGATGCCCTGCACCATGTGTTAGCAAAGCACGATGCTTCTAAAGTAGCCGATTATTTTACAGACGATGCCGTCATAATGATTAATGAAAGACATCTGGAAGGCCGCCAACAGATTTGCGAACGATTGCAGTGGATAAAACAGCATACCCATGGCGTAGAAATCACTGTGCACCGAATTTTTTTCGACGGTGACCGGGGCTTCGATCACCACACCTCCAGAGTGACCTCCAATGACGGTACCAGCGGCCTGTTTAAAATATTTGGCTATATAGAAATGCGTAACAACAAAATCTCACGGTATGAAGATGTGACCGTTCAGATTGAAGGTGAAGAAGCGATGCATCTAGCGACATCTATCCAGCAACAATAA
- the ribBA gene encoding bifunctional 3,4-dihydroxy-2-butanone-4-phosphate synthase/GTP cyclohydrolase II, with protein sequence MQLNSIEEIIEDIRLGKPVILMDDEDRENEGDLIIAAEKVTPEIVNFMTREARGLVCLTLTGERCDFLELPPMVSTADNASGFGTPFTVSIEAAEGVTTGISAHDRARTIRVAADPLSRPGDIVQPGHVFPLRAQPGGVLSRAGHTEAGCDLARLAGLMPAAAIIEIMNEDGTMARRPDLEVFAKKHDLKIGTIADLINYRILNEKTVEKLEKRTLDTDFGQFDMTAYKDSISGATHIALTKGYITPNSPALVRVHAMEPFRDLLSAHPENGKSSWPLHQAMARVASEGRGVIVLLDSESRLDLGGALEKFSNGKSGSNGMSGAYLTIGTGSQILRDLGVGKMRLLSSPVRFAALSGFDLEIVEYIPCED encoded by the coding sequence TTGAGGATATTCGCCTTGGCAAACCAGTCATCCTGATGGATGACGAGGACCGTGAAAACGAAGGTGACCTGATAATCGCTGCTGAGAAGGTCACTCCTGAGATCGTGAATTTCATGACCCGGGAAGCCAGAGGTCTGGTCTGCCTGACCCTGACCGGAGAGCGTTGTGATTTTCTGGAACTGCCACCCATGGTGAGTACGGCAGACAATGCATCGGGCTTTGGTACCCCTTTTACCGTTTCTATTGAAGCGGCAGAAGGCGTGACAACCGGTATCTCTGCCCATGACCGGGCAAGAACCATTCGGGTTGCCGCGGACCCTCTGTCCCGCCCCGGTGATATTGTTCAGCCAGGTCATGTGTTTCCACTGAGAGCTCAGCCTGGCGGTGTGCTCAGCCGTGCGGGTCATACCGAGGCGGGTTGTGACCTGGCTCGTCTGGCTGGATTGATGCCAGCCGCAGCGATCATCGAGATCATGAATGAAGACGGCACCATGGCTCGTCGTCCCGATCTGGAAGTGTTTGCCAAAAAGCATGATCTGAAAATCGGTACTATCGCGGATCTGATCAACTATCGAATCCTGAATGAGAAAACCGTCGAAAAGCTGGAAAAGCGCACACTGGATACTGATTTTGGCCAGTTTGATATGACTGCCTACAAGGATTCCATCAGTGGTGCCACGCACATTGCCCTGACCAAGGGCTATATTACACCGAACTCGCCAGCGCTGGTGCGAGTCCATGCGATGGAACCTTTCCGTGATTTGCTGTCGGCACATCCTGAAAACGGAAAATCCAGCTGGCCGCTGCATCAGGCGATGGCGCGTGTGGCCAGTGAAGGCCGTGGTGTGATTGTGTTGCTGGACTCTGAATCCAGGCTGGACCTGGGCGGTGCCCTGGAAAAGTTCTCCAATGGTAAGAGTGGCAGCAACGGTATGTCCGGCGCTTATCTGACAATAGGCACCGGCTCACAGATTCTGCGTGACCTGGGGGTAGGCAAAATGCGTTTGCTCAGCTCGCCGGTTCGCTTCGCGGCCCTGTCCGGATTTGATCTGGAAATTGTTGAATACATCCCGTGTGAAGACTGA
- a CDS encoding Fic family protein — translation MKKEDFCNKLAEYYCEFNMIHPFREGNGRVQRMLFEHLSLAVGYDLDWGDIGQSEWIQANIDGVDVNYEPMSEIFKRIVTLCT, via the coding sequence CTGAAAAAAGAAGATTTCTGTAACAAGCTCGCTGAATACTACTGCGAGTTTAACATGATTCATCCTTTTCGTGAGGGTAACGGTAGAGTTCAGCGAATGCTGTTTGAGCACCTTTCTCTCGCTGTCGGTTATGACCTTGACTGGGGTGATATAGGGCAAAGTGAATGGATTCAGGCAAACATTGATGGCGTTGATGTAAATTACGAACCTATGTCTGAAATATTTAAGCGAATAGTCACCCTCTGCACCTGA
- the nusB gene encoding transcription antitermination factor NusB translates to MSTEKQEAGQKSAPRPKPSARRRARQLALQALYQWQMSQSSITQIEMQFRADNDFNKVDDGYFHMLLTGIAREASRLDDAMSPLLDRPISQLDPVEMSALRIGCYELMNRSDVPYRVVINEAIELVKRFGAQDSHRYINGILDKLAPRVRPDEVRNFRRK, encoded by the coding sequence TTGTCCACTGAGAAGCAGGAAGCCGGGCAGAAATCTGCCCCGCGTCCAAAACCATCTGCCCGCCGTCGTGCACGTCAACTGGCGCTGCAGGCGTTATACCAGTGGCAGATGTCCCAGTCATCCATCACCCAGATTGAAATGCAGTTCCGTGCGGACAATGATTTCAACAAGGTGGACGATGGCTATTTCCACATGCTGCTGACCGGAATTGCCCGTGAAGCCAGTCGACTGGACGACGCCATGTCGCCACTGCTGGATCGACCTATATCACAGCTGGACCCGGTTGAAATGTCGGCCCTGCGTATTGGCTGCTATGAGTTGATGAACCGCTCCGATGTCCCATACCGTGTGGTCATCAACGAAGCCATTGAGCTGGTTAAGCGGTTCGGTGCCCAGGACTCTCACCGTTATATAAACGGCATTCTGGACAAGCTGGCACCCCGTGTTCGTCCTGATGAAGTGCGCAACTTCCGTCGTAAGTAA
- a CDS encoding phosphatidylglycerophosphatase A: protein MSKTPSVWKNPVHFFAFGLGSGLSPVAPGTVGTLAAIPFYLMFQHLPLWNYLLVLAVSIVLGIWLCDKTSKDLGVHDHRGIVWDEFVGYWITMLAAPSGWEWIVVGFILFRIFDILKPWPIGWLDKQVHGGLGIMIDDIVAGIFALVSLQVIAWLLFW, encoded by the coding sequence ATGAGTAAAACACCTTCAGTCTGGAAAAATCCGGTTCACTTTTTTGCCTTTGGTCTGGGCAGTGGCCTGTCGCCTGTCGCACCGGGAACGGTCGGCACCCTGGCGGCCATTCCTTTCTACCTGATGTTTCAGCACCTGCCGTTATGGAATTATCTACTGGTGCTGGCGGTCAGTATTGTTTTGGGTATCTGGCTGTGTGATAAGACCTCTAAAGATCTGGGCGTTCATGACCATCGAGGCATTGTCTGGGATGAGTTTGTCGGTTACTGGATTACCATGCTGGCCGCTCCCAGTGGCTGGGAATGGATAGTGGTGGGCTTCATCCTGTTCCGAATTTTCGATATCTTGAAACCCTGGCCCATCGGCTGGCTGGATAAGCAAGTGCATGGCGGTCTGGGAATTATGATAGACGACATTGTTGCTGGTATTTTTGCGCTTGTTTCTCTTCAGGTTATTGCTTGGCTACTGTTTTGGTAA
- the thiL gene encoding thiamine-phosphate kinase: MALGEFDLIRSFFDRPGLRSHLTDVVGIGDDCALLSLQAGQQLAQSLDTLVEGVHFPKSCDPYLLGYRALAVNLSDLAAMGAKPHSFTLGLTMPEANNTWLQSFSDGLAELASMHQIGLIGGDTTLGPLTLSIQVQGTLPKASALRRKGAKVGDLIYVSGSLGDAAGALPDVLKGKTPKSADTPEQRHLLERYYRPTPRIPLGQWLLANGATAALDISDGLLGDLGHILKASQVGAELNTASVPVSKELENWLGPEQARELALTGGDDYELCFTWPAKTPLQLPDRLLADSPVTCVGRITSATGLVDAETAQPLSPKAYQHF, encoded by the coding sequence ATGGCGCTTGGCGAATTTGATCTGATTCGCAGTTTTTTCGATCGTCCGGGTCTGCGATCACATTTGACCGATGTTGTTGGCATAGGCGACGATTGTGCGCTTCTGTCTCTTCAAGCGGGTCAACAGCTGGCTCAGTCTCTGGATACGCTGGTTGAGGGCGTTCACTTCCCGAAAAGCTGTGATCCCTATCTGCTGGGTTATCGGGCACTGGCCGTTAATCTCAGTGACCTCGCGGCTATGGGAGCCAAACCCCACAGTTTTACACTGGGTTTGACGATGCCTGAAGCCAATAATACCTGGCTTCAGTCGTTTTCTGACGGTCTGGCAGAACTCGCATCAATGCATCAGATAGGGTTGATTGGCGGTGACACTACCCTTGGGCCTTTGACCCTCTCGATACAGGTACAGGGAACATTGCCCAAGGCCAGTGCGCTGCGGCGAAAGGGGGCAAAAGTCGGGGATTTGATTTATGTCAGCGGTTCTCTTGGCGACGCTGCCGGTGCCTTGCCTGACGTGTTGAAAGGTAAGACCCCAAAGAGTGCCGACACCCCTGAACAGCGTCATCTGCTGGAACGTTACTATCGACCGACGCCTAGAATCCCATTGGGTCAGTGGTTACTGGCAAATGGTGCTACTGCGGCCCTGGATATTTCCGATGGTCTACTGGGTGATTTGGGGCACATTCTCAAAGCCAGTCAGGTCGGTGCTGAACTTAATACGGCATCAGTGCCGGTTTCCAAAGAACTGGAAAACTGGCTGGGCCCGGAGCAAGCCAGAGAGCTGGCACTGACCGGAGGTGATGATTATGAGTTGTGCTTTACCTGGCCGGCTAAAACACCGTTACAGCTTCCTGACCGTTTGCTGGCTGACAGTCCTGTAACCTGCGTTGGTCGTATAACTTCTGCTACCGGGCTGGTGGATGCAGAGACGGCTCAGCCTCTTTCTCCCAAGGCCTATCAGCACTTTTAG
- a CDS encoding IS66 family transposase: MSQLTPEFQMIVALLAVVNELQEQVTVLSQQGAKLETENKELSARLNTNSRNSSKPPSSDGYAKPNAKAKDSLEATESDPKDEKPNPKSLRKKSGRKPGGQKGHKGSTLRQAAKAEHTHYHPVIDCEKCRCSLRSEKTVKLVERQVFEPGRFGHFEVTAHVAEVKKCSCGHVTQASFPEGVDSHVQYGPVTQALAVYLCQYQLVPYKRASQFFMDIFGLEVSPGSICTFQEKAYNQLASTEQAIADALKVEPIAGADETGMRVAGALWWMHVLRTEKWTMYHLDPSRGHSAIESMGILLAFAGILVHDHYKAYFRYAALHALCNAHHLRELQGVVDRDCNHLAARLQRLLRLACHLSNGFRKIGMKAMPEVIYQRIASLFERTARRALAEEAEYMERVRQRLGRDKVKNTKAFNLFKRLVEFKDETLRFMTDLNIPFDNNGSERDIRNGKVKQKISGCIRSKKGAKWYCRIRSYVSSARKQGQNVFEALLIAMKNYCGHPLLGAE, encoded by the coding sequence ATGAGTCAGCTTACTCCCGAATTTCAGATGATTGTCGCCCTCCTTGCCGTTGTGAATGAACTGCAAGAGCAGGTGACCGTGCTGAGCCAGCAAGGGGCAAAGCTGGAGACGGAGAACAAAGAACTCTCAGCTAGACTCAATACCAACAGCCGCAACAGCAGCAAGCCTCCATCCTCGGATGGATATGCAAAACCCAACGCCAAAGCAAAGGACTCTTTAGAGGCGACGGAGAGCGACCCAAAAGACGAAAAACCCAACCCAAAAAGCTTACGAAAGAAGTCAGGTCGTAAGCCCGGCGGCCAGAAAGGTCACAAGGGTTCTACGCTTCGACAAGCTGCTAAAGCAGAGCATACCCACTACCACCCTGTCATTGACTGCGAAAAATGCCGTTGCTCACTGCGTTCGGAAAAAACGGTTAAGCTGGTTGAACGACAAGTGTTTGAACCCGGTCGTTTTGGTCACTTTGAAGTAACTGCTCATGTAGCAGAGGTCAAAAAGTGTAGCTGCGGTCATGTAACGCAGGCCAGCTTCCCCGAAGGCGTAGACTCTCATGTGCAGTATGGGCCTGTTACTCAGGCACTGGCCGTGTATCTTTGCCAGTATCAGCTGGTGCCTTACAAGCGCGCTTCCCAGTTCTTCATGGATATTTTCGGATTAGAGGTTAGCCCGGGTTCTATCTGCACCTTCCAGGAGAAGGCTTATAACCAGTTAGCCAGCACCGAACAGGCTATTGCCGATGCCCTCAAGGTAGAACCCATTGCCGGTGCTGACGAAACGGGCATGAGAGTAGCCGGGGCGCTATGGTGGATGCATGTCCTTCGTACTGAAAAATGGACGATGTATCACCTTGATCCCAGTCGAGGTCACTCCGCCATAGAGTCCATGGGCATCTTACTGGCCTTTGCTGGAATATTAGTTCATGACCACTATAAGGCTTACTTCCGTTATGCTGCACTTCATGCCCTCTGCAATGCCCATCACCTGAGAGAGTTACAGGGTGTTGTTGATAGGGACTGCAACCATCTTGCCGCACGTTTGCAACGGTTGCTGAGACTGGCCTGCCATCTCAGCAACGGTTTCAGAAAGATTGGCATGAAGGCTATGCCAGAAGTGATTTACCAGCGCATTGCCTCACTGTTCGAGCGGACAGCGAGAAGAGCGCTGGCTGAAGAAGCTGAGTATATGGAACGAGTACGACAACGGCTGGGTCGTGACAAAGTCAAAAATACCAAAGCCTTCAACCTTTTTAAGCGGTTGGTGGAGTTCAAGGACGAAACCTTGAGATTCATGACAGACCTCAACATCCCCTTCGACAATAATGGCAGTGAACGAGACATCAGAAATGGCAAGGTGAAGCAAAAAATATCAGGTTGTATCAGAAGCAAGAAAGGAGCGAAATGGTATTGCCGGATACGGAGTTATGTTTCATCGGCGAGAAAGCAGGGTCAGAACGTTTTCGAAGCCCTGCTTATAGCCATGAAGAATTACTGCGGTCATCCTTTGCTGGGTGCTGAATAG
- the dxs gene encoding 1-deoxy-D-xylulose-5-phosphate synthase, with protein sequence MFHEIPKTKPDTPLLDQVDTPDQLRQLDKTDLPQLTQELREFLLYSVGQVGGHFGAGLGVVELTVALHYLFDTPHDRLVWDVGHQTYPHKILTGRKGRMGTLRQKDGLAAFPKREESEFDTFGVGHSSTSISAALGMATSARLKGEKRRTVAIIGDGSMTAGMAYEAMNHAADLKANMLVILNDNDMSISKSVGGLSNYLTKVLSSRTYHHIREGSKKVLNVIPHASELARRTEEHMKGMIIPGTLFEEMGFNYFGPIDGHDLPMLLHTLENLKDLEGPQFLHVVTRKGKGFTPAEKDPIGYHAITKLEPSPKAGEAKPSLPKKPKYCNVFGQWLCDMAAEDDKLVGITPAMCEGSDLIRFADRYPDRYFDVAIAEQHAVTLAAGMACEGMKPVVAIYSTFLQRAYDQLIHDVAVQKLNVLFAIDRAGMVGEDGPTHGGCYDIAYLRCVPEMLVMTPSDEDETRRMLSTGYQYPGPASVRYPRGTGPGVAISESLESITIGQGEIRRQGQQVAILSFGTLLHNALEAADELDATVANMRFVKPLDKDLIQQLARDHELLVTLEEGSIAGGAGSAVSEYLNEQGIHVPVVQLGIPDKYIEAASHKQQLAECGLDAGGIKRAIMKRMNWKLKRAIKIAHVTPA encoded by the coding sequence ATGTTTCACGAAATACCCAAAACAAAGCCTGATACGCCCCTTTTAGATCAGGTCGATACCCCTGACCAGCTGCGCCAACTTGATAAAACAGACCTGCCACAGCTGACCCAGGAACTCAGAGAGTTTCTGCTCTATTCGGTCGGTCAGGTGGGTGGGCATTTTGGTGCCGGGCTGGGTGTTGTTGAACTGACCGTCGCCCTGCACTATCTCTTTGATACCCCCCATGACCGTCTGGTATGGGATGTTGGCCATCAAACCTATCCCCATAAAATACTCACGGGCCGCAAAGGCAGAATGGGCACCCTTCGCCAGAAAGACGGTCTGGCCGCTTTTCCCAAAAGAGAAGAAAGTGAGTTTGATACCTTTGGCGTCGGTCACTCCAGTACCTCTATCAGTGCTGCGCTGGGCATGGCTACCAGCGCCCGACTGAAAGGAGAAAAACGACGCACGGTTGCGATTATTGGCGATGGTTCCATGACCGCCGGAATGGCCTATGAAGCCATGAACCATGCCGCAGACCTCAAAGCCAACATGCTGGTTATTTTAAACGACAATGACATGTCCATTTCAAAAAGCGTGGGCGGCTTGTCAAATTATCTGACCAAAGTCTTATCCAGCAGGACTTATCACCATATTCGGGAAGGCAGCAAGAAAGTTCTGAACGTTATTCCCCATGCCTCGGAACTGGCACGCAGAACGGAAGAGCACATGAAGGGAATGATTATTCCCGGCACCCTGTTCGAAGAAATGGGCTTTAACTATTTTGGTCCTATTGACGGCCATGACCTGCCCATGCTGCTGCACACACTTGAAAACCTTAAAGATCTGGAAGGCCCTCAATTCCTGCACGTTGTGACCCGCAAGGGTAAGGGCTTCACGCCTGCAGAAAAAGACCCCATTGGTTATCACGCCATCACCAAGCTGGAACCCAGCCCCAAAGCCGGTGAAGCAAAACCCAGCCTTCCGAAAAAGCCCAAGTACTGCAATGTCTTTGGTCAATGGTTGTGCGATATGGCGGCAGAAGACGACAAACTGGTGGGTATTACCCCGGCCATGTGTGAAGGCTCGGACCTGATTCGCTTTGCTGATCGCTACCCGGATCGTTACTTCGATGTCGCCATTGCCGAACAGCACGCAGTCACTCTGGCTGCCGGTATGGCCTGTGAGGGGATGAAACCCGTCGTCGCGATCTACTCCACTTTCCTGCAAAGAGCCTACGACCAGCTGATTCATGACGTGGCGGTGCAAAAGCTGAATGTGCTTTTCGCCATCGACCGGGCCGGCATGGTTGGCGAAGACGGACCCACCCATGGCGGCTGCTACGATATTGCCTACCTGCGCTGTGTGCCTGAAATGCTGGTTATGACACCTTCTGATGAAGATGAAACCCGTCGTATGCTTTCCACAGGTTACCAGTACCCAGGGCCGGCTTCTGTCCGTTACCCGAGGGGCACGGGGCCTGGTGTAGCGATCAGCGAAAGCCTGGAATCCATAACCATCGGTCAAGGCGAAATTCGTCGCCAGGGACAGCAAGTAGCCATTCTTTCTTTCGGCACCTTGCTGCACAACGCTCTGGAAGCCGCTGATGAACTGGACGCCACTGTCGCCAATATGCGCTTTGTTAAGCCCTTGGACAAAGACCTTATTCAACAACTGGCCAGAGATCATGAACTGCTGGTCACTTTGGAAGAAGGCAGTATTGCCGGTGGCGCAGGTTCAGCGGTTTCCGAGTACCTGAATGAACAGGGCATCCATGTGCCTGTGGTGCAGCTGGGCATTCCTGATAAATACATTGAAGCCGCCAGTCACAAACAACAACTGGCTGAATGTGGGCTGGATGCCGGGGGCATCAAACGCGCCATTATGAAACGGATGAATTGGAAACTGAAACGTGCGATTAAGATCGCCCATGTCACTCCGGCCTGA
- the ribA gene encoding GTP cyclohydrolase II yields MSVRYVAESRLPTPFGEFIMHGFEESGTGKEHLALTMGDVSQGGPVLARVHSECLTGDALFSMRCDCGPQLEAAMRKIAEAGRGVILYLRQEGRGIGLMNKVRAYQLQDTGLDTVEANEELGFAADLRKYDMCKVMLDHLGVTRLVLMTNNPKKVEALTRQGIEVVQRQPHQTGQNPHNEKYLTTKVWKLGHLYDTA; encoded by the coding sequence GTGTCTGTTCGTTACGTTGCAGAATCTCGCCTGCCCACCCCTTTCGGTGAGTTCATCATGCATGGATTTGAAGAGAGTGGCACCGGCAAGGAGCATCTGGCTCTCACCATGGGGGATGTGAGCCAGGGTGGCCCCGTTCTGGCACGGGTTCATTCAGAGTGTCTGACCGGAGATGCTCTGTTTAGCATGCGCTGTGATTGCGGCCCTCAGCTCGAGGCGGCCATGCGCAAGATTGCCGAGGCCGGTCGTGGGGTTATCCTTTATCTGCGTCAGGAAGGCCGCGGCATTGGCCTGATGAACAAAGTCCGGGCTTACCAGCTTCAGGATACCGGTCTGGATACCGTAGAAGCCAACGAAGAACTGGGTTTTGCTGCCGATCTGCGCAAGTACGATATGTGCAAGGTCATGCTAGATCATCTGGGCGTCACCCGCCTGGTGCTTATGACCAATAACCCGAAGAAGGTTGAAGCCTTGACCCGTCAGGGAATTGAGGTTGTTCAGCGTCAGCCTCATCAGACCGGCCAGAATCCCCACAACGAGAAATACCTGACCACCAAGGTCTGGAAGCTAGGGCATTTGTACGATACTGCGTGA